The genomic window AATCTGGTCACTGTATCTTCAGAAAAAGACAAATAATCTGGAGAGGATTCAGAAGAGAGCTACAGGTTATCTCAAATGTTTCTAGAAAAAGCGCCTTTTGATTTTAATAAGTTGGCATGAACCTCAACACTGTGCCAATTCAAGAAATGCAGACACAATCCCCTGCAGGTGTCCATCCagactctgtttaaaaacctctagcAAGAGAGAGAACATTACTTCCAAGGCAGTCCGTTTCACTGCCCACAACTCATCCCATCACAAaattatttctgatgtttagcTTAAATCCCCTTCCTTGTGATTTAAACCATTGCTTCTAGTCCTACCTACAAATTTGCTCTATCATCTGTATGATGCAGCCCTTCAAATAAGACAGGAGTCTGCAAGGCGGCAGCAGGAACGAAACTGTGCATGGATGCAACCGGAGCAGAAACCACCATTATGCCAACTGCAAAAATGGGTGCCACATGAACAAAAATCTGTATCTTCTGTTTCTCCAAGCAACTATGGTCATGCCCAAATAAGATATTACTGTTTAATTTAATATTTGCTAAATGGCATACACATGCAATTGTGCAATAGCTAGCATGTACCTACTAATATATTTTAGCCTTCATAGTAGTAGATATCCCTCCACCCCCTGAGAGATAGTGGTGGGGAGACATATCCTCATTTGGAATTCTACTTTAGAATTGTTGTCAGTTTCAAACACCTCATTTAACTGAATGCAAGCAGAAAAGCCCACCACAAAACTACTTCAAGATTGCATAGAATACTTACTGATTATTTAATAGTAATATTTTACCTGCAAGAAACTCTTCGTACTCAATAACTGGTATGTTTTTACTGAGGCTAGGAACATCAAAGAATTCAAACCAAGGAATTCGGATCTGATGAATGTCAGGACTCTGCCAATGATAGAGACGCCCCCAGGGAGGCAGAACCAATACCCAAGCTTCATGTTTCAACAAAGTTTTTATAAGAGAAGCAACTCTTATATAGACATCTCTGCGGAGATTGAAACCTTCCGGTGGGTTTACATCATACAAAAGATACCTGGAGATAACAAAATAAAGTTACTTGAAAAAGCTAAAGAAAAGTCATAATTTGTAATCTTCAGTGACTTCCTAGTTCTGAATAAGTCAGCTGTGCTTTTGGAAGATACAGAGTTTGGGGTACAATCTTCTCCCCTGGTGAAAAACAGTGGGGACTAAATAGAACAGTCGAGTCATCACCACCTCCGGAGACCATCTGCTTGTGCCGGCCGGGATAGAAGGTGTGGGAAAGCAGGAAACCGTTTCAGTAATGAATGCCCATTGCAAATAAGTGTTATTTGGCTCACCACAAGGCTGTGTGTTGAGTCCCCTACTCCACACCCTCTATACGTATGACTGCacagccatctattccagcaacaaaatcatcGTTTGCTGATGACACTATGGTGGTGGGGCTCATCTCAGGAGGGAATGAATCCGCCTATTGGGATGAGGTGGAGCGGCTCTGGGTTTGGTGTAAAGAAGATAATCTGGCTCTAaatactgccaagaccaaggaactggtagtgaACTACAGGGGGGAATATTCAACTCCTGAATATCGGGTGGAGAAGGTGGCTGAATTCAAGTTTTTGGGAGTGACTATCAAACAGGGTATAACTTGGGAGTGCAAATaccactgctctggtaaagaaagcccagcagagaacttattttctcagacttaaaaaaaaaacaatctaagTGAGAAACTGCTGGTGTCCTTTCACCGCAGCTGCATAGAGAGAGCATtctttcatattgtatttgtgcttggttttccatgtGTGATGTAATGGAGAAGAAGGTGCTCCAGAaagtcataaccacagcccaagaTATTATCGGTCATTCCCTCCCATCTTTGGaggaactatacagttcccgttgccttaaaaaagttaacaatattttacaggatccatctcatcctggatatagtctttttgcaccactgccttcaggcaagagatacagaacaatcaaatcaagaacaaatagattaaaaaacagtttctatccaaaagccataaccatcttaaatgctgtaactagataatatgaccttggagagttttgATGGGtaggtatgtatatatatgtgcagctgaaactgccccccccaagttgtttGTAAGGGTTGgtatccaatttcattgtacttgtataatgacaataaagaaatattatattatcttatcttatctatctTAGGCAACCGGGGCAATTTTAAAAGTGTTTAGCTTTGTTTTATTAAATACTAGTAAGATAAACATGATAAATTAGATCACACTCTGAATTTAAACTGAATTTCTGGTGCAAATTACTCTAATTcagtcccgtcccccgtccccccccaaaACCTCCATCACTGCCAGTAGTTGGACTGGCTTAGGGTGCAGCAGCCACTTGGCTGACTCGTGTCCAacccccacccacttttttcttttttttttttttttataagaatttattgacatttttacttataacaacatacaaccttaaccacacctacatttatacacatacaaaacaaatacaattacacatctattacaaaaattgccatgatttttcttcttaattagacatctcaaaaaaaaaaatttctttttccaatcttgacagttgacttcccctgccttttcaccttcgagtttatatccataatctactttttaacctcttcatttaaaaaattaaacttaattatatatataaagtaaaacattcatcttaatcttcatcttaatcttaatcgtcttaatctataaacttaaaccacttaaattgactttatttatactacatcctcatcaatcctcacaaatcgtcctcatcaaatctatctcttctatcctttgaactgctgctaataacataaaaacttgaaatatctcttttcatgttcaaacaaataataaaacaaactattgttgacagtgttcaccctccaatttcaaaataccataacagattgctttagattttacttaatacttcaccccacaccccctctgtccattcttcttctcctgatggcatcagcactgaacttccatgcaacttccctctcccaacgtccacagatccaggcacagtccaaagctctccttgccacgagctccgaggtatccaactctccctctctcagcttctccggttctttgtagcattccttttcttcttgtaaataccttaattctctatccctggcccccgagctcacacctcggggactggatatagcaaatcttgacatcgccttgggactgccacccccaacaagcgaatttcttctccgaagtagctcattcatttcttcccatctttccatccatcctctcagctctttgacaagattttcttccaaagtgtcaaaagttttgttagcctcctctgtgggcagttggttccatttcagacccccacacaagactttaacttttctgtaaattagttccaccttcaaggcagtgagcctttgttcatctgttagtccagagttcaataccagttcaaggacgaaacccagcatactggcagaggaggaggaagtgggtatcatatttcttctcctgtctctttgttcgtcgccattttcctaagctggagcgcaaacaccgcaactttaaatagagatattttccgctagttagcttcccaagaaaaaagtttgccagtctcatgtatcgattttagatactttataaccagttctgtggcagcaatccctcaaattggttaatttcttaggctcgaagggagggaggcaggctgcctttctccttccccccggatcgttccaaaaacacgatttctgccaagattatttactcacgaccaccgggttcctttagctccattcttcacaggtagaacttagacgctcaccgcgggctttgccgccgcatttgcatcccggttggggcatatccccgtaagcccggctccgttgtcccttcacccccactccccctttacaggggggcaggggaagggttcggagcctccgcgggcgcagccggggagcccagggtgcgggacgctcttcccgcaccccaaccggagccgcgcgctgcggtagcgcggctcctaacccccgggatggacaaggcgcttcagacccgaagcagccttcgaccacccggcgatggcgtcgccgccggaagtccacccACTTTTTTCATAGGTTTATGGTGGCCAAGTTGGGTGGATGGAACAGGGACCGCCATGGTGGCAGAGTCTCTTCACTAAGCCAGGATGAACAATGCATCTGCCTCATCCAAGAGTTTGGATTGCTCCGTTCACCATCTGGGAAGGAAGACAACCATTCTAAGGGGGAACTTTCCGTCCCATCACTCTCTGCATCTACCCAGACTACCCAAGTTGGTGTCTATTTCACCTAGTGCATGACCTATACAGTACTATATAGCTCCTCttctcaatggtagagcacacactttgcatgcagaaatcacaacgcctggcatctccaggaagggatgGAGATTCCTgcaaagctgctgccaatcagtgccaATAAAGCAGACCTAAGGTGGACCAGAGGTCTGATTTGCTTcaggacagcttcctatgtcctgcTGTTCATATACAGTATTCTCATAAGTTTTATAAATAGCTTCTAGTAACTGTTGCTTCTAATACTAATTCGTTTCCGTTTCCAAAGGGAGGGCGGCGACTGATTTTTTTGTGCCGATCACGAGGAATTTTGCACTGGGCCCAAGTGAGCTGAGCCAGTTTGCAGAATCTCCTGACTCGTAAGACCCTTTAGCAACTGTATCATCGCATTGAGTTGGCCCTTCCTTCGTTAGCCCGACTTGCTCACAGCAAGGCTTTATACAACCCAATTTCTAAAAATCTGTTAGATCGAACTGAGGGTAGATTCCCACGGGAGTCGCTTTGAGGTACCATAAGAGACCCCGAGTTCACCCAGCGGGGCCGAGGCGGAGAGGCGCCGCCTGCGAGGGATCCCGAGAGGCCGCCCCGAGACATGGCGGGGCCACGGAGGGAGGGCTCACCCGGCGGGAAGGGGAGACGACCAGCAGCAGCGCCCTCCCGCCTCGCCCCCGTCCCTGCCCTGGCCTCCCTCGCCGGGCCTGGTCCCGAAGCCTTTCCGGCCCTCTCGCCTTTCCTCACCGTCTCcggggcgcggcggcggcgggcaaGGAGGCTGCGCTGTGTCCCGCGCGGAAGGCCTCGTGGGGCGGCTGGGCGGCGGCGAGCGCGATCAGGacgaggagcggcggcggcgggaggccggGGAGTCGCGGGGCCGCCATGTGCGGAGGGGCGGAGAGGCGCGGGCCGGGCGGGGCCTTTCGCGGAGCCACGGAATCCCcccgggagggaggaggaggaggaggaggcggcggccccGGAGATCAGCCGCTCCCTCCTTCGCTCTCCCCCGCGGGCGATGCCGGCCAACGCGGACCGGCGTTTCTTGATGGGCCAGGCCGGCCCCTGTCGCTCCCTCCCAGAGACCCGCCTGCTGGAGGGCGGGCAGGCCGGTATGGGCTCCCCGAGGCTTCCCTCTGGCCGCTTAGCCTTCGGCGTCGCCGGCCTCTGCTTCTCCGCCTGGCCGACCTCGCAGGGTAGTTGTTGGGGGTGCCCACCGATCCCTCTCCCCCAGCGCCTCCCGGTTCTTCCTCCCAGCCAGCTCATCTCCTGCGCCGGACAAGAAGCCGACCGTGTCCGCCCACTTGGGGtgcccccctcgccctcgcccttCCCTGGCTTCTGGGGGCCACAGTCCCGGGAGGAACGAGCGTCCTGGGCGGCCAGTTAGTCAGTGAGATTTCCTCTCAGGTTGCAACCTGGACaggagttttgctttttttatctGCTAAGCTTCTGCTTAATAGGTACCCATTTAGGTTAGTTTGCAGCTGCTCGGTGCTGCCAGCCACCACTGTATATCCCGTAGTATTGCAAGTTTCATTACTGGGTTTCTTGTTGAACCCATATAACCACCAATTCTGTATTATATAGAACTTACTGCTTCAGGGAGTTGAGATATACAACAAATTGCTCTGTACTTATTTGaacattatttaataataataataaagtttgaAGCTGAAATTTGCTCCGATAGCCCAATTTCTACAAGTTCATGCCCTCATCCTTGAGGAAGTTGGAATATCTGGCTAGGCAGGACCTGATGGCAGGGCATAACCCAAAGAAAGTTGAGTGCACCTGAGATCTGAAAAATGCCAGGCAGATGCAAATGGATATAATGGGACGTGTTGTTGCATTAAACTATTTTGCAAACTGAGGAGGAGAAAGACAAGAGTTAAGATGCCCAGACCCCAACTAAGCTGTCGCAGAAATCTATTTTCCTGCCTGTTATGGCTCTTAGTAGTAGGACTGGTAGTATTAGGTCTTCCTCATTTTCTTCATAAAGTGTCTTATTTCCCATTCCAATGAAATCATTATTTTGCAAAACAAGCTTAAGTTACATTTCATCTTACTATACTGTATTTCTGTTTGGGGACTTGATAGCAAAATCCACTAATAAGGAAAAAACCTGAactttaatttcttttatttctgagcCAACATACAAATATGGCTACTAGAAGTGGTGTTTGGTCAGTGGTTGCAAATTTGTGTCTGACAATCTGTTTAGCTCCAGAAGAATTTGTGCTTCCTTTTCATACATCTGAAAAAGAGGTGAGGCAATGGTGACTGCATACATTTCCTTCCAATCCTGCAAACCATCAACCTTAatgttaacagccagatgcactgattTGTTGCACCACAGACTCCCTTCATGAATTCGTCACTTACACTGAACATAGGGTACATCAAATTTATGTTTTCTCACCCAATTAATATGTTAGGGCATCTGTAGAGGTAAATGATGAATCAAGTATTAATATTTTTATAGGATGGTGGGTTGGTTTGGATAATGCCTGTGGATCCCAACTAAGCTTGTGGTTTTGTATGTACAAAATGGGGGCCTCTGCAGGAAGGAACCTGCTGAACTGGTCAAAACAGTTGGTCAAGTTGATGGTCTTGTTAAACACCCTCATCTGTGTTACCATAGAGAAAACTGGGTGGTGCTGCTTTCCAAGAGGGGATAAGCTGTCCACACACCCTCACCTGGCTGGAGATGGCATCTTTTAAAGTAGAAGAAAAATAGTTGGGGCTTCTCTGTGTGAGTTTGGCTGAAGCTGGAAGCAAAGGAGACACAGAAGCTTGACTGCCACTGGGGGCGGAATTTAAAACTGGCTTTGGGGTCTTCACCTTGGAAACTTAGTGGGGAGGCAATAGCTGTTGGAATGCTAATGCTGTGAATCCTTCTATACTatcttcaaaattattatttttcccggtgtgtatgtgtgtaaataaagccaTCCTAAAGACATTAGAATCTCCGCTGACCTTGTTCCAAACAAATAAACCCTGGGTCGGTGCTGGCACCTCTGGAGTCTCTTGCTGCTCAGAGATTAGGGTGCATGCAGCAAAATTGCTCATCACAAGGAAAGCACTCACCTGCTGCCACTCTGCTTCTGTGCTGTGTTTATAGCCAAGTAAGTGGCACATTCCATGAGCAATCGTTACCTGtgcaaggggggaaatatttcagaGTTTCAATTTTGCCCTCCGTGTTCAAGGATCACATTttattggaaacaaacaaaataatgaaCAGGTGACTTTGTTCACTATACTGTAATTCTCCTCCATGGTTTTAGGGCTAGGCTTTGCTACCAAGTTACTTGGAATTCATTTCATGGAATTCACTGGGGCTTGTCTCAAGAATAAGTAGGCTTGCTTTAGAAAGCAAAAGATATTTGTTCAGTCTTTTACTGAAATTCAGTTGTTTCTTCACTTGTCATGTGTTTTAATTGGAAACCAAGTAGAAGGCAAGGCTACAATATACACACTAAAGAAATGTGCTGCAGAGGAGAGAAATGAGACAACCAGCCAAGATGTTTACTTTTCAGAGATCACccatcttatctatctatctatctatctatctatctatctatctatcattacatttatatcccacctttgctgcaaagagctcaaggtagcgtacttccccctccatttttatcctcacaacaaccctgtgataaTATTGTGGTACAGAATcagagaatggtagagttggaagagaccccgggggtcatgtagtccaaccccctgcagtgcagaaatctcaaataaagcatccatgacaggtggccccccaacctctgcttaaaaacttccaaggaaggagagtccaccgcctccagagggagaccgttccactgttgaacagctgttTCCATCAGAAATTCATTCctgtagttggaatctcctttcttgtaatttgaagccattggttcaagtcctaccctccagagtaggagaaaacaagcttgctttatCTTCCATgtcctttaggtatttgaagatggctatcatatctcctctaggtctctttcccaggctaaatatacccagctccttcaacagttccactcctctgcacaccttccagcttgtcaacatccttcttaaattgtggtgcccagaattggacacagtattccagaagtccatttgaggGTGTGGGTAAGGAAGCAAGCTCTTAGCATTGGAAGCCACAGTTGCCCTTGGTGCCCTGACTGATGCATTCCTTTGGTTCTGCAGTCCTAGGGCAACTGTGGTTAGCAGCTGTAGTTGCGCAAAGAGTCTTAGGGAGCAATTGctttcagcctttctcaaccttgggtccccagatgtttttggattacactcccatgatccctaggtagcaggaccagtggtcagggatgatgggagttgtaggccaaaaacatctggggacccaaggttgagaaaggctggcttaagtgaaacaaaatatgcctgcaatgttttttttcttttgtgtgtgaaaatCTAATAGCATAAAAGTGGGGAAATAAAGAAGCTTCTTTTGTAAATTGAGAAGACCAAACAAGTTTTAGAGTAACTTGTTAGAACTCTAAAGATAAAAATCAACTTAAGTAGCAGGATAACTCAATTAGTAAACATATACTTACTGTAAGAATACTGTAGAAATCTTCCTTATTCTCCTCACACTCTTGATAGATATGTTCTACTCCAAGAAAAATGTCTCCCAAATTGTAGTCACCTCGAGCACAAGGCTGAGGCAGCTCCCCTGCTGTCAGattctgtgaagggaacaggcCCAAACTATGATCCAAAAGTTACAGATACATATTTTCAAAGTTCCATAAATTTTTTGAACATTCACAATGGGTATCAATGCAGAGATTACATATGTTGAAACACAATATTGATTTCTAAGCTGCCTGTGACTAATGGAGCTCGTGTGATTGCCTCTGGGTCAGGAAACTGGAATGGTCTGTTTTTATCTGTATTCTCATTGTGTGGGCCTGGCAACCCACAAATTATCAgctttgcagcacaatcctacccATGTTTACTCAACTGATTTTAGTGTGGCTTCTAATTAAATATACTTAGGACTGAAGCACTTGATGcaaatgtattttatatgttCTTTCTTGTTGTTCTTACACTGTAAGCTATCCTGAGAGTTCCAAATGGATTCAGGGACAAGATACTAAATTTTGtacgtaaataaataaatgtactttgGAGCAGATCATGCTGAACACCATGTGATATGGTTGCATTGCTGCACTCTTAAACATACTTACTCCATGGGGTTTGctgaaataaaaaacatttaGAATTGAACAGTGCTTTCTTAGCTGTAGAGCA from Lacerta agilis isolate rLacAgi1 chromosome 1, rLacAgi1.pri, whole genome shotgun sequence includes these protein-coding regions:
- the YBEY gene encoding endoribonuclease YbeY isoform X3; its protein translation is MAEAPPYRKSEPLELPEGEAGARLPSCPGILSEGRRFPSRGRRSGRGKVPNLTAGELPQPCARGDYNLGDIFLGVEHIYQECEENKEDFYSILTVTIAHGMCHLLGYKHSTEAEWQQMYEKEAQILLELNRLSDTNLQPLTKHHF
- the YBEY gene encoding endoribonuclease YbeY isoform X1, with product MSLLIRNLQRAIPIRRVPLRKNIEQLRRILGVQQFDLGVICVNNRHIQLLNRNYRWKNSPTDVLSFPFHENLTAGELPQPCARGDYNLGDIFLGVEHIYQECEENKEDFYSILTVTIAHGMCHLLGYKHSTEAEWQQMYEKEAQILLELNRLSDTNLQPLTKHHF
- the YBEY gene encoding endoribonuclease YbeY isoform X2; amino-acid sequence: MSLLIRNLQRAIPIRRVPLRKNIEQLRRILGVQQFDLGVICVNNRHIQLLNRNYRWKNSPTDVLSFPFHENLTAGELPQPCARGDYNLGDIFLGVEHIYQECEENKEDFYSILTMYEKEAQILLELNRLSDTNLQPLTKHHF